Proteins from a single region of Flavobacterium sp. YJ01:
- the xseB gene encoding exodeoxyribonuclease VII small subunit: protein MEENQTYEKAFAELSAISKEIENETISVDELASKVKRASELIEFCQNRLKATEAEVVKIIGSMENPKE from the coding sequence ATGGAAGAGAACCAGACTTATGAAAAAGCTTTTGCCGAACTGAGCGCTATTTCGAAAGAAATTGAAAATGAAACCATTTCGGTGGACGAGCTGGCATCAAAGGTAAAAAGAGCATCCGAGCTCATTGAATTCTGCCAGAATAGGCTGAAAGCTACCGAAGCTGAGGTCGTTAAAATTATCGGCAGTATGGAGAATCCTAAAGAATAA
- a CDS encoding helix-turn-helix domain-containing protein, which yields MKPFAFEDLPNILGTLSLRVENIERLLKEIKNKPPEPEDAGLMTIIEASKLIKLSVPTIYSKVCRNEIPVSKQGKRLYFLRSELLEWIKSGRIKTVSEIRQEVDQKYSR from the coding sequence ATGAAACCATTTGCCTTTGAAGATCTTCCCAACATCTTAGGAACACTTTCCCTGCGTGTGGAAAATATTGAACGTCTTTTAAAAGAGATAAAAAATAAGCCTCCCGAGCCTGAAGATGCAGGCCTAATGACGATAATTGAAGCTTCAAAACTGATCAAGCTTTCGGTTCCGACGATATATTCTAAAGTCTGCCGTAATGAAATACCGGTCAGCAAACAGGGCAAACGGCTTTACTTTTTAAGATCGGAGCTGCTGGAGTGGATAAAGTCCGGACGGATCAAAACCGTTTCGGAAATACGGCAGGAGGTTGATCAGAAATATAGCAGATAG
- the egtD gene encoding L-histidine N(alpha)-methyltransferase, producing MKLSETNITGQIDTEEINISNFLNDVLTGLRQHPKQLQSKYFYDQRGDQLFQDIMGMPEYYLTRCEMDIFENRTADIAFGIQADNTPFDLIELGAGDASKSMHLLRHLKDLETDFRYMPIDISGNILAVLNEKLDKEVPGLDIVSLEGEYFEMLHKASQLSSRRKVILFLGSNIGNMELEEAYRFCFELRKNLNKGDVVMIGFDLKKEPNTILNAYNDKEGVTASFNLNLLERINKELDADFEVGKFEHFETYDPITGACRSYLISLEDQTVSISDAVFHFEANEPVYMEVSQKFSMEDTHKMAVQSGFKAVHSIMDSREWFVDVFWTAL from the coding sequence ATGAAATTATCAGAGACCAATATAACAGGACAAATAGATACAGAAGAGATAAACATTAGTAATTTTCTCAACGATGTCCTCACAGGCCTTCGGCAGCATCCAAAACAGCTGCAGTCCAAGTATTTTTACGACCAGCGGGGTGACCAGCTTTTTCAGGATATTATGGGTATGCCGGAGTATTACCTGACACGCTGCGAGATGGATATTTTTGAGAACAGAACTGCTGATATAGCCTTTGGCATCCAGGCAGACAACACCCCCTTTGATCTGATTGAGCTTGGGGCAGGGGATGCCTCAAAATCCATGCACCTGCTGCGTCATCTGAAAGATCTGGAGACCGATTTCAGATATATGCCCATTGACATATCAGGCAATATCCTTGCTGTTTTAAATGAAAAACTGGACAAGGAGGTTCCCGGACTGGATATTGTAAGCCTCGAAGGCGAATATTTTGAGATGCTGCACAAAGCTTCACAGCTTTCTTCCCGCAGAAAAGTGATTTTGTTTCTGGGAAGCAATATAGGCAATATGGAACTCGAAGAGGCATACCGTTTCTGTTTTGAACTGCGTAAGAATCTCAATAAAGGAGATGTGGTGATGATTGGTTTTGATCTGAAGAAAGAACCCAATACCATCCTGAATGCCTATAATGATAAAGAAGGCGTAACGGCATCGTTTAACCTGAACCTGCTGGAGCGTATCAACAAAGAACTGGATGCTGATTTCGAAGTGGGCAAATTCGAGCATTTTGAAACATATGATCCCATTACGGGTGCCTGCAGAAGTTATCTGATCAGTCTGGAAGACCAGACTGTTTCCATTTCAGATGCTGTATTCCATTTTGAAGCAAATGAACCGGTTTACATGGAGGTGTCGCAGAAATTTTCCATGGAAGACACGCATAAAATGGCGGTGCAGTCTGGATTTAAAGCTGTTCACAGCATTATGGACAGCAGGGAATGGTTTGTGGATGTTTTCTGGACAGCCCTTTAA
- a CDS encoding DUF3606 domain-containing protein, whose protein sequence is MENINSIGQEDNAHINISEQAEIQQWSEKLNVPEEILKDAVRAAGTSLEEVTEHLAENSPSRESASETVRMKDGPWHDNEKDSSRNNTEGKSVGEATDPSKLSQL, encoded by the coding sequence ATGGAAAATATAAACAGCATAGGACAAGAGGATAATGCGCATATCAATATCTCAGAGCAGGCCGAAATCCAGCAGTGGTCCGAAAAGTTAAATGTCCCTGAAGAAATATTAAAAGACGCTGTAAGGGCTGCAGGCACCAGTTTAGAAGAAGTGACAGAACATCTGGCTGAAAATTCCCCTTCTAGAGAAAGCGCATCAGAAACAGTCCGCATGAAAGACGGTCCGTGGCACGATAATGAAAAAGACAGCAGCCGTAACAATACTGAAGGAAAAAGCGTCGGAGAGGCTACCGATCCTTCAAAACTGTCACAGCTGTAA
- a CDS encoding response regulator — MEKYPLKILLVDDKKENLLSLQVILADQGYEFVEAFSGKDALRILLKNQDFAIILMDVQMPLMDGFETAELIRESDKLKHVPIIFLTANMDSADYIFKGYQSGAVDYMIKPLSSEILKAKVLVFTELYRKNRELRIKEEETAKLNAEITKSSQALAVQYEAVEKYAEELKRKNAELDAFTHISSHDLQEPLRKIQTFSNFLLETEYANLSEEGRIRFGKILHATGRMRDLIHDLLAFSQTNVSDRKYENTDLQQLIENIKESLSENMMEKQAVIVTEFHGPVSIIPFLFGQLLENLATNALKFARQDIPMRIEIKSRLTNAQESGIEKMTPELQYCHISFKDNGIGFEPQHGEKIFGVFQRLHSRDEYEGTGIGLAIVKKIVENHNGFITAEGEPLQGAVFHIYIPQ, encoded by the coding sequence ATGGAAAAATATCCCTTAAAAATATTATTAGTCGACGATAAGAAGGAAAACCTGCTTTCCCTTCAGGTAATACTTGCCGATCAGGGCTATGAGTTTGTCGAAGCCTTTTCAGGCAAAGATGCGCTGCGCATCCTGCTGAAAAACCAGGATTTTGCCATTATCCTGATGGATGTCCAGATGCCGCTGATGGACGGATTTGAAACCGCCGAGCTCATACGAGAAAGTGACAAACTCAAACATGTACCCATTATCTTTCTGACAGCCAATATGGATTCCGCTGATTATATCTTCAAAGGCTACCAGTCCGGAGCAGTTGATTATATGATAAAACCGCTGTCATCAGAAATTCTTAAAGCCAAAGTGCTCGTGTTTACCGAACTCTACAGAAAGAACCGCGAGCTCCGGATTAAAGAAGAGGAAACGGCTAAACTGAATGCTGAAATAACAAAATCCAGCCAGGCGCTTGCTGTACAATATGAAGCAGTAGAAAAGTATGCCGAGGAGTTAAAAAGAAAAAATGCAGAGCTTGATGCCTTTACGCACATTTCAAGCCATGACCTGCAGGAACCGCTGCGCAAGATCCAGACCTTCAGCAACTTTCTGCTCGAAACAGAATATGCTAATCTAAGCGAAGAAGGCAGGATCCGATTCGGAAAAATCCTGCATGCCACCGGCCGCATGCGCGATCTTATCCATGACCTGCTCGCTTTTTCGCAGACTAATGTGTCAGACCGGAAATATGAAAATACAGACCTGCAGCAGTTAATTGAAAATATAAAAGAATCGCTGTCGGAAAACATGATGGAAAAACAGGCGGTTATCGTGACAGAATTCCACGGTCCCGTTAGCATCATTCCTTTTCTATTTGGACAGCTGTTAGAAAATCTGGCCACCAATGCCCTTAAATTTGCCCGGCAGGACATACCGATGCGCATCGAAATCAAAAGCCGTCTGACTAACGCGCAGGAATCGGGAATTGAAAAAATGACCCCTGAACTGCAGTACTGCCATATCAGCTTTAAGGACAACGGAATCGGATTTGAGCCCCAGCACGGCGAAAAGATTTTCGGCGTATTCCAGCGCCTGCACAGCAGGGATGAGTATGAAGGAACCGGAATCGGACTTGCCATCGTAAAAAAAATTGTAGAAAACCATAATGGCTTTATCACAGCGGAAGGCGAACCGCTGCAGGGGGCAGTATTTCATATTTATATTCCGCAGTAG
- the dnaE gene encoding DNA polymerase III subunit alpha has translation MVILQPVTFRTKTEYELHKVLRAVDLNLVLSRLSEKDYCRKSEIMVTEKRILACYEEYPQIIGNTEKILEQCSFEFDFKTPKNKKFYTGSRQEDIKLLTSLAQVGLKWRYGTNNAEAKSRMLRELKVIDQLEFSGYFLITWDIVRFSNSQGFLHIGRGSGANSIIAYCLGITDICPLELDLYFERFLNLNRKSPPDFDIDWSWKERDVILEYIFSQYGIDHVAFCGTNVEFKYKSIFREVGKVFGLPKEELDALAKNPMALHPSNKVVREVQRYGMMLEKYPNQRSMHSCGILISEEPITNYSVLEMPPKGFPIVLFDMHTAEDIGLEKFDILSQRGIGHIDDSVKLIEKNQGIHLNIRDTTISKDKESCNSYLSMGKTIGCFYIESPAMRGLLRRLKCDNYKTLVAASSIIRPGVAQSGMMKEYIFRHNHPDRFEYFHPVFEQQLGETYGIMVYQEDVIKIALHYGGLPAADGDILRRAMSGKGRSKAALQKVKDNFFESCAAQGHPIALSQEIYRQIESFAGYSFCKAHSASYAVESYQSLYLKVHHPIEFMVAVINNQGGFYRTEVYVHEARMSGAVIHNPCVNRSTYETDVCGKDIYLGFMHLEGLEYKTALLIQQERERNGLYKSLEDFINRIPIGIEGMQILIFIGAFRFTGKSKNQLLVISRMLLVNAAPAEHAPKLIKEPAKEFKLPALERSPFEDAFDEIELLGFPVSCSPFDLLKTRHRGDVMVKDLLLHHKKEVRMLAYLIARKHVPTKMGAMYFGTWIDYHGEFFDTAHFTGSLKEYPFEGGGCYLLRGNVEVDYHFPTITVTKMAKMPFIPDPRYEHENDWKYKAHQKLREDVSMTHRAPYPQEHEINIPRLKMSN, from the coding sequence ATGGTGATACTCCAGCCTGTCACCTTCCGCACCAAAACCGAATACGAACTCCATAAAGTGCTCCGTGCAGTCGATCTGAATTTAGTTTTATCGCGTCTTTCGGAAAAAGATTATTGCAGAAAGAGTGAGATAATGGTCACTGAAAAGAGAATTCTAGCGTGCTACGAGGAATATCCTCAGATTATCGGCAATACAGAAAAAATATTGGAGCAGTGCAGTTTTGAATTTGATTTCAAAACGCCTAAAAATAAAAAATTCTACACCGGCAGCAGGCAGGAGGATATCAAACTTCTAACCAGCTTGGCACAGGTAGGGCTGAAATGGCGCTACGGAACAAATAACGCAGAGGCAAAATCAAGGATGCTGCGCGAACTCAAGGTAATTGACCAGCTGGAATTCAGCGGCTATTTCTTGATTACATGGGATATTGTCCGTTTCAGCAACTCTCAGGGGTTTCTGCATATAGGAAGGGGCAGCGGCGCCAACAGCATCATTGCCTACTGTCTTGGGATTACCGATATCTGCCCCCTAGAGCTGGATCTTTATTTTGAGCGCTTTTTGAACCTGAACCGCAAAAGCCCTCCTGATTTTGATATCGACTGGTCATGGAAAGAGCGTGATGTCATCCTGGAATACATCTTTTCCCAATATGGCATTGATCATGTGGCATTCTGCGGTACGAATGTTGAATTTAAATATAAGTCCATTTTCCGTGAGGTCGGCAAGGTTTTCGGGCTTCCTAAGGAAGAGCTCGACGCTCTGGCAAAAAACCCGATGGCGCTGCACCCGTCCAATAAGGTGGTAAGGGAAGTGCAGCGGTATGGAATGATGCTCGAGAAATACCCCAACCAGAGAAGCATGCACTCCTGCGGCATCCTGATTTCCGAGGAGCCCATCACCAATTATTCCGTGCTGGAGATGCCTCCCAAGGGCTTTCCCATAGTGCTTTTTGATATGCATACGGCGGAAGATATCGGCCTTGAAAAATTTGATATCCTGAGCCAGCGAGGCATCGGCCATATTGACGACAGCGTAAAGCTTATTGAGAAAAACCAAGGCATACACCTCAATATCCGTGACACTACTATTTCAAAAGACAAAGAAAGCTGCAACAGCTATCTTTCAATGGGAAAAACCATAGGCTGTTTTTATATCGAAAGCCCTGCTATGCGCGGTCTGCTTCGCCGTCTGAAATGCGACAATTACAAAACCCTTGTGGCAGCCTCCTCCATCATACGCCCGGGAGTGGCACAGTCGGGAATGATGAAGGAATACATCTTCAGGCACAATCATCCCGATAGGTTTGAATATTTTCATCCGGTGTTCGAGCAGCAGCTTGGGGAAACCTACGGCATTATGGTATATCAGGAAGATGTGATCAAAATTGCCCTGCACTATGGGGGCCTTCCGGCAGCCGACGGTGATATCCTGCGCCGTGCCATGTCAGGAAAAGGCCGTTCCAAAGCGGCGCTGCAGAAAGTAAAAGACAACTTTTTTGAGTCCTGCGCGGCGCAGGGACATCCCATAGCGCTGAGCCAGGAAATCTACCGCCAGATCGAGTCCTTTGCAGGCTATTCCTTCTGCAAGGCGCATTCCGCATCCTATGCCGTGGAAAGCTACCAGAGCCTGTATCTGAAAGTGCATCATCCGATCGAATTTATGGTAGCCGTAATCAATAATCAGGGCGGTTTCTACCGCACGGAAGTCTATGTGCATGAAGCCAGAATGTCAGGTGCCGTGATCCACAATCCCTGCGTGAACAGAAGCACCTATGAAACCGACGTCTGTGGAAAGGACATTTATCTGGGCTTTATGCATCTTGAAGGCCTTGAATATAAAACAGCACTCCTGATCCAGCAGGAAAGGGAAAGAAACGGGCTTTACAAATCACTGGAGGATTTTATCAACCGCATCCCCATTGGCATAGAGGGCATGCAGATTCTGATTTTCATCGGCGCATTCCGCTTTACCGGCAAAAGCAAGAACCAGCTCCTTGTGATCTCAAGAATGCTGCTGGTTAATGCCGCTCCTGCCGAGCACGCCCCTAAACTGATAAAAGAGCCCGCAAAAGAGTTCAAGCTTCCCGCACTGGAACGTTCGCCGTTTGAAGATGCCTTTGACGAAATTGAACTCTTGGGCTTTCCTGTCTCCTGCTCTCCTTTTGATCTGCTGAAAACCAGGCATCGGGGTGATGTCATGGTAAAAGACCTGCTCTTGCATCATAAAAAAGAAGTCCGCATGCTTGCTTATCTAATCGCCCGCAAGCATGTCCCGACAAAAATGGGGGCCATGTATTTCGGGACGTGGATTGACTATCATGGAGAGTTTTTTGATACGGCGCATTTCACTGGAAGCCTGAAGGAATATCCTTTTGAGGGCGGAGGGTGCTACCTGCTTCGGGGAAATGTAGAAGTGGATTACCATTTCCCAACCATAACGGTCACCAAGATGGCCAAGATGCCTTTTATCCCTGATCCGCGTTATGAACATGAAAATGACTGGAAATACAAAGCGCATCAGAAACTGCGCGAAGATGTGAGCATGACCCACCGCGCACCTTACCCGCAGGAACATGAAATTAATATTCCAAGGCTTAAAATGAGTAACTGA
- the egtB gene encoding ergothioneine biosynthesis protein EgtB has product MEKTVTHFDSRLLLAKYKKIRRHSELVCSPLETEDYVVQPIADVSPPKWHLGHTTWFFETFILVPNFSGYKEFNAQYNFVFNSYYETVGARVLRTDRGNLSRPSVSDIYAYRTYVDRQMEIFLDQSVLSDELAAVLELGLNHEQQHQELLLTDIKYILGHNPLFPVYKEMEKEVQFSGDAAFVSMAEGIYDIGFNGTGFSFDNESGRHKRYLEAFEIAASLVTNGEYLQFMKEGGYENFNWWHSEGWEWVKLQQAKAPLYWHFIDEKWMYYTLGGLEDIDPFAAVCHVNYYEASAFAAWKGMRLPTEEEWEAACGHFKWGERWEWTASAYLPYPRYTKKPGAIGEYNGKFMVNQMVLRGGSDATPEGHTRASYRNFFHPKHQWQFSGIRLVR; this is encoded by the coding sequence ATGGAAAAGACAGTGACACATTTTGATTCCCGCCTTTTACTGGCGAAGTATAAAAAAATTCGCAGACATTCAGAGCTGGTCTGCAGCCCTTTAGAGACAGAGGATTATGTAGTGCAGCCCATCGCTGACGTAAGTCCTCCCAAATGGCATTTAGGGCATACAACCTGGTTTTTTGAAACCTTTATTCTTGTCCCTAACTTTTCAGGATACAAAGAATTTAATGCGCAGTATAATTTTGTTTTTAACAGCTATTATGAAACTGTGGGAGCAAGAGTGCTGCGCACGGACCGCGGCAACTTGAGCCGTCCTTCAGTCTCAGATATTTATGCCTACAGGACTTATGTAGACCGGCAGATGGAGATTTTTCTGGATCAGTCAGTTCTTTCGGATGAATTAGCCGCTGTACTGGAATTAGGACTGAACCACGAGCAGCAGCACCAGGAACTTCTCCTGACGGACATTAAATATATACTGGGCCATAATCCTCTTTTTCCAGTCTATAAAGAGATGGAGAAGGAGGTGCAGTTTTCTGGTGATGCTGCATTTGTTTCAATGGCAGAGGGTATTTATGACATAGGATTTAACGGCACGGGTTTCAGTTTTGACAATGAGTCGGGACGCCATAAAAGATATTTGGAAGCCTTCGAGATCGCAGCTTCGCTGGTAACCAATGGGGAGTATCTGCAGTTTATGAAGGAAGGCGGTTATGAAAATTTTAACTGGTGGCACTCGGAAGGCTGGGAATGGGTAAAGCTGCAGCAGGCCAAGGCTCCCTTATACTGGCATTTTATTGATGAGAAATGGATGTATTACACGCTGGGCGGATTAGAGGATATTGATCCTTTTGCAGCTGTATGCCATGTGAATTATTATGAAGCTTCAGCTTTTGCCGCTTGGAAAGGCATGCGTCTTCCTACGGAAGAGGAATGGGAAGCAGCCTGCGGTCATTTTAAGTGGGGGGAAAGATGGGAATGGACAGCAAGCGCATATCTTCCTTATCCGAGATACACAAAAAAACCTGGAGCCATTGGGGAATACAACGGAAAGTTTATGGTAAACCAGATGGTGCTTAGGGGAGGTTCAGATGCCACTCCGGAAGGACACACCCGCGCGTCCTATCGTAATTTTTTCCATCCAAAACACCAGTGGCAGTTTTCAGGAATACGGCTGGTCCGATAA
- the xseA gene encoding exodeoxyribonuclease VII large subunit, which translates to MGPDQYIRLSQLNDQIQDTINDRFKGHAYWVVADITSHSFKADKKIHYFELVEKSETSSAITAKIMGKSWGAGALRILDFEITTGQRFTNNLHVLVQVSVDFHPLYGLSVNLLDIDSNFMLGILEQQRNATLARLVRENDYIWKEGEQYSTLNSRLKLPAVIQRIAVISSSSSAGNEDFRHTMLHNDFGYVFQIDDYHTVVQGDNNAKLFLNKLIDVYNTGIPYDAIAITRGGGSQSDFLIFDNYAIGRAVAKFPIPVITGIGHQKNVSITDLMAHTHTKTPTKAAEFIIAHNRSFEESILSLQRTIVIKSQQLFMGHYKELSQMKNAVSYNAAALAANHKKQLDKTREHIIRNLRAVLHENQKRLLAAAQHTLQRPRMLMVERKGELLQLRNAIKTFTNAYLRRQELTLEHYHKTVKIMSPQNILKKGYAIIKVNEAIASSAKGIKKGDDIEVILKDTRLISTVKEKIQYDGREPDL; encoded by the coding sequence ATGGGACCAGACCAGTATATCAGACTCTCGCAGCTAAACGACCAGATCCAGGATACGATTAATGACCGGTTTAAAGGACATGCGTACTGGGTGGTGGCTGATATCACCAGCCATTCTTTTAAGGCTGATAAAAAGATCCATTATTTTGAGCTGGTGGAGAAATCAGAAACCAGCAGCGCTATTACAGCAAAGATAATGGGCAAATCCTGGGGAGCAGGGGCGCTTCGGATACTTGATTTTGAAATCACAACCGGACAGCGTTTTACCAACAATCTGCATGTGCTGGTGCAGGTAAGCGTTGACTTTCATCCGCTCTACGGGCTTTCGGTAAACCTGCTGGATATTGACAGTAATTTTATGCTCGGGATTCTCGAACAGCAGCGTAATGCCACACTGGCAAGGCTGGTCAGGGAAAATGACTACATATGGAAAGAAGGCGAGCAGTATTCTACGCTGAACAGCCGTCTGAAACTTCCCGCGGTAATTCAGAGGATAGCTGTAATATCTTCGAGCAGTTCTGCCGGAAATGAGGATTTCCGCCATACGATGCTTCACAATGATTTCGGCTATGTTTTCCAGATTGATGATTACCATACTGTAGTGCAGGGGGACAACAATGCAAAACTGTTTCTCAATAAACTTATCGATGTCTACAATACCGGAATCCCTTACGATGCCATTGCCATTACAAGAGGAGGAGGTTCGCAGTCGGACTTCCTGATTTTTGACAATTACGCTATAGGGAGGGCTGTTGCTAAGTTTCCCATCCCGGTCATTACAGGAATAGGGCACCAGAAAAATGTGAGCATCACCGATCTGATGGCGCACACCCATACCAAAACCCCTACCAAGGCCGCGGAATTCATTATTGCCCACAACCGCAGTTTCGAGGAAAGCATACTATCGCTGCAGCGGACGATTGTGATTAAATCCCAGCAGTTGTTTATGGGACATTATAAAGAGCTCAGCCAGATGAAAAATGCTGTTTCTTATAATGCAGCGGCATTGGCCGCAAACCATAAAAAGCAGCTGGACAAGACCAGGGAGCATATTATCAGAAATTTAAGAGCTGTGCTGCATGAGAACCAGAAAAGACTGCTCGCTGCTGCCCAGCATACCCTTCAGCGCCCCAGGATGCTGATGGTTGAGCGAAAGGGTGAACTGCTTCAGCTTAGAAATGCAATAAAAACATTCACTAATGCTTACCTTCGCAGACAGGAGCTCACGCTGGAACATTATCATAAAACCGTGAAAATAATGTCTCCGCAGAATATCCTGAAAAAAGGGTATGCCATTATCAAAGTAAACGAAGCCATTGCCAGCAGCGCCAAAGGGATAAAGAAAGGCGACGATATTGAAGTGATCCTGAAGGATACCAGACTGATAAGCACCGTTAAAGAAAAAATACAATACGATGGAAGAGAACCAGACTTATGA
- a CDS encoding alpha-ketoglutarate-dependent dioxygenase AlkB, translated as MMLFDDTEIFSSGNGGRRIFDVPDADLLLIDNFFSKPESDYFYNVLYHSTQWREYEMPMYDKVVTAPRMISWYGETNRPDRRSNPHWPKELLQIRERVENETQIRFNAVLLNLYRDGTDGVGWHSDKTASSNKNMNIASVTFGETRLFRLRHKTLKHIPPIEIPLHHGTFLLMAGSTNTYWEHQVPKTARPVLPRINLTFRQVRES; from the coding sequence ATGATGCTTTTTGACGACACCGAAATTTTTTCATCCGGAAACGGCGGCAGAAGAATATTTGACGTCCCTGATGCCGACCTGCTGCTGATTGATAATTTTTTCAGCAAGCCAGAATCTGATTATTTTTATAACGTCTTATACCACAGCACCCAGTGGCGGGAATACGAAATGCCGATGTACGACAAGGTAGTGACCGCTCCGCGGATGATTTCGTGGTACGGCGAAACGAACAGACCAGACCGCAGATCAAATCCCCACTGGCCTAAAGAACTGCTGCAGATCAGGGAGCGGGTTGAAAATGAGACGCAGATCCGTTTTAACGCGGTGCTCCTTAATCTCTACAGGGACGGCACTGACGGTGTCGGATGGCACAGCGATAAAACTGCATCCAGCAACAAAAATATGAACATCGCTTCGGTGACCTTTGGTGAAACCCGTCTGTTTCGTCTGCGCCATAAGACACTCAAACATATACCGCCGATTGAGATTCCGCTGCACCACGGCACTTTTCTTCTCATGGCAGGCAGCACCAATACCTATTGGGAACATCAGGTGCCCAAGACCGCCAGACCCGTGCTGCCAAGAATCAATCTTACCTTCCGCCAGGTCAGGGAATCCTAA